In the genome of Catharus ustulatus isolate bCatUst1 chromosome 1, bCatUst1.pri.v2, whole genome shotgun sequence, the window tgaaaatttgaatttttgttgaAATGTTCCAAGAGAGGAAGCCTGGAGCAGGGTCCAGGCAAAACTGACAGAGTCTAATTTTTGTCacttaatgtttttaaattaggCAGGGAAATTCTCTTCTAGATGTTTGAGGGAGTGGCTTTTTCCCAGTGGCACACCCATGTGTCCTGCCACAGTGGAACTTGGGTAATGTCTTCTTGCTTAATACTGGTGTGGAGTTTGTAAACACAGCAAATCCTATTGTCATCAGTTTGTAGGTGGCCGTGTTGGTTTTGTCTCAGTACATACATACCAGCAAAAACAACATGTTCTGTGAGGAGAATGCTTAATGATTTGGCCTGAAATGTATTATGAGTTAAACTTTTGggctaaaaataatttgattttgtttgtttaatgaTGATTTCAGATTGAAAAAGAACTTGGGTTTTGATAACAttcctaaaaattattttctcaacaGTTTCCATATGCATGGATATCACCTGAATCTTAGCAGAGCTTAAATTGTGTGTCAGCTTACCCTAGCCATGAGTGGCTCCAAACCTGATATCCTGTGGGCCCCACACCACGTTGACAGATTCGTTGTGTGTGATTCAGAGCTGAGCCTTTATCACATTGACTCCGCTGTGAGTTCAGAACTCAAGGCAGGGTCCTTGCGGTTGTCGGAGGAAACTACGGCTACATTGCTGTCAATAAATTCGGATACACCGTACATGAAATGTGTGGCTTGGTATCCCAAGTATGATCCTGAATGTCTCCTCGCTGTTGGACAGGCCAATGGCCGAGTGGTACTTACCAGCCTCGGGCAAGATCACAACTCGAAGTCTAAAGATTTGATAGGCAAAGAGTTTGTTCCCAAGCACGCTCGGCAATGCAATACCCTGGCATGGAATCCTCTGGATAGCAATTGGCTCGCTGCTGGGTTAGATAAACATCGGGCTGACTTTTCAGTCCTGATCTGGGATATCAGCAGCAAATATGCCCCAGAGACTGCTGTTGCTACAGAGAAAGTAAGGCTTTCAGCAGGAGATGCGGAAGCAGGCTTGGTGGTAACTAAACCACTCTATGAATTAGGACAGAATGATGcttgtctctctctctgttgGCTTCCACGGGATCAGAAGCTGCTGTTAGCTGGAATGCATCGAAATTTGGCTATCTTTGATCTTAGGAACACAAgccaaaaaatatttgtaaacacCAAGGCTGTTCAAGGAGTGACTGTTGATCCCTATTTCCATGATCGTGTCGCTTCCTTCTATGAAGGTCAGGTTGCCATATGGGATTTAAGAAAGTTTGAAAAGCCTGTTTTGACCCTGACAGAGCAACCAAAACCCTTAACAAAAGTTGCATGGTGTCCAACAAGGACTGGACTGTTAGCTACTTTAACAAGGGATAGTAACATCATTAGACTGTATGACATGCAGCATACTCCCACCCCTATTGGAGATGAAACTGAGCCGACAATAATTGAAAGAAGTGTCCAACCATGTGAAAATTACATTGCTTCATTTGCCTGGCATCCTACAAGTCAGAATCGAATGGTAGTAGTGACTCCGAACAGGACTATGTCTGACTTCACCGTTTTTGAAAGAATTTCTCTTGCTTGGAGCCCAGTGACATCCTTAATGTGGGCTTGTGGACGGCATTTGTATGAGTGTACAGAAGAAGGAAAGGCGAGTTCCTTGGAAAAAGACATAGCAACCAAAATGCGCCTCAGAGCGCTGTCAAGGTATGGTCTTGATACTGAGCAAGTTTGGAGAAATCACCTCCTAGCTGGAAATGAAGATCCTCAGCTGAAATCGCTTTGGTACACTCTGCATTATATCCTTTCTTTTACTGTAGTTCTTGTCCTAAGAACTAAGTCCTTTATATGTAAACCACTCATGTAAAATGCATTGCAATCTTTAAATGCAATACAACATCCTGTAAATACTTTCTATATGTTAACAGGATgtgactttaattttttaaaaacattttttgggaaaaattaagCTTCCTATACGTGAAAATACTTATGAAGCAGTATACTGAAGATATGGATCAAAAACTTACAGGAAACAAAGGTCCCTTAGTTTACGCTGGCATTAAATCAATTGTGAAGTCATCTTTGGGTAAGGATGTTCAAACTTTGTTAAGTATTATTGTAGTATGTTTGCAGAGTGATGTCCTCAGGGATTTGTATTTGGCAATTGTTCGAAGAGGCTATgtaaaaatatcaaaacaaagTATTTCGGTTGGTGTTTTAATAGTGTAAGTTAACAGTGATTTCCAGAGTTTTCAGTGTTCTTGGAAAGTCAGTAATTGTGGAAGCATAGTGTCCTCAGAAGTAAATCTTTGAACTATTTCAAACATTTGAGTTTTGACTATGGCACTACGCATTCTTGCTCCCTGAATAGCTattgtatttttcaaagctCCACATCAGGATGTAGCTCTAGAAAGGTGACTTTGCTGTAGTCACTGCTAACGTATTAAGAACATTTGTACAACTACATTTAAATAAGCTGACCTGTTCTGAAATGGTGATCACCTCTGGTTCATCACACTCTGCTTCTCATGCTTGCTGAAATTTTTCATAGTACAATTtattatttgaatatttctttctctcttcagtATATGTCATATTTTTTGCTCCAAGAAGCATAGTTATTAATGAGTCTTCAGTGGTGGGAAAGCTGCTAACATATTGATGCTGGCTGAGAACTAGTAGAACGGGTGCTTGACTGTGTATTatgtattttcagtttgaatATACTGAGAACTCCTGTCAAATGTAACAAGTggtagaagaaagaaaaaagactgaGGAATATGTGTCAAGCTTAGGTGCATAATTTTTAGCtgatcaaaataattttgtgcatGCTACTCCTTATCATAGAGTTGTAAGCAACGTTAAAATACTAAAAGCTTTTGTACCCTGCTTTATGATTTAAATCAAAGCCTTGTGTTGTGATTGCAACTGAAACTGTGATTTAagcataatttaatttatttcccatttctaGGAACAACAGAGAAcctcaggcacagcaggagtggATCTGATAGACAGGCAGACATTATTCAATATCTTAGTGAGGAGAGATCTTTGGCtttgcagctctgtgggtgGATAAAGAAGGGAACAGACTTAGATGTGGAACCTTTCCTAAATTCATTGGAACAGGAAGGAGACTGGGAGCGAGCTGCTGCTGTAGCACTTTTCAACTTGGACATACGGCGAGCCATACAAATTCTGAATAAAGGGGCTTCCTCAGGAAAAGGTGTGTATTGTGTTTAGTCTTTTATTTTGGCACTGTATCACGTTGTTAACAGAATTATGGATGATAGATGTCTGTTGCATTGTAAAATTGTTACTTGAAACACTTGTATTGAAGCTTGACAAATCCTGATATTTCACTCGTCAGACTACCATATGCCATGCTGTCTATTTAAAATAGATCATATGTTTCAGAATTTCCTACTGATAAATGCACCAGAAAGACATATGTTCAGAACTAGTGGGATTCTTTTTACTTTAATGGAATTGCTGGGGGAAAGAGTGTCTGTGCTTTCCACAGGGAGGGTTCACAGTATAGGCATGCTATTTTCAAATTCAAGAATAAAATTGAGCTTTCTGACAGAATgaatatttagattaaatcgTTTTCGCATTTTTAGGAAACTCTTAGCTTGAAACTTCTGTATAAAATTGTCATCCTCCAGCTAGGTCTGTTAAACAATGGCTGGATATACAATCCTGTCTTTTCACTTCTTGTGGATATGAATTATGATAATGACAGTTTTTTATGATAGCTGTTTCAAAATGCCAAAAGTAGTGTGGTGTTGTTTAAAGAGGCTGTCATGCATGTAGATGCTAACTTAACTGAACAGacacatttaaagcaaaatctATCATATATGATAGTGTTTGCACATTAATTTAGGAAGTGTTAATTCTAGTTAATTCTACTGCATTTTGTGTTGCATCCTGACAAATCATTGTGTTTCAAATGGATGCTTTCATTTAcagttttaatgggattttttttttttaagtccttaATTTGAATAATCTTGTTTCACTGATTGATTTTCATAAATCAGGTGATCTGAACCTTAATGTAGTAGCAATGGCTCTGTCAGGCTACACAGATGAGAAGAACTCACTTTGGAGAGAAATGTGCAGTACTCTAAGACTGCAGTTGAACAATCCCTACTTGTGTGCTATGTTTGCTTTCCTGACGAGTGAGTCTGGTTCATATGATGGTGTTTTGGTGAGTAAATTTCTGTGTTAGGTTAAAATTTCTTAATGCAATAGGAGTTTATAGATACATGCACATATGAAGGGGGAATGCTATATACTGTAAGAATGAATCAAATTAAAACTTATTCTTTTATCCTAGTACTGGCAAATAGCATTTCTTTCTGCAAAAGAGACATCTCATTTTGGTGGATGTTATGTTAGTGACTAAATCGTGCATGAATGGCCAAAATACCAATTAAAGTTAACACATTTTTttagagaaattttatttttagcatggAGTTATTAAACCTCcagaaatacatttcaaaataatgtaaGCAGtgggaagaaacagaagagagatTAATAATGGAATTGCAAAAAGCAGACTAAATGCCGGAGAGTTTGCAGAACTTTCATCAAGCTATATTTGCATcgaactgtattttattttcccttgctTACTTGTTAAAATTCACGTTGTTGAAACAGTAAATAAAGTAGTTCCAGATCTTCTGAAAACTGATACAGAAATGCCATTTAAAGGGCAAACTAAATATTTAATGGTGAGATACTTTGAGCCTTTGGAGGAGTTAATGGACTTGATTCCTGGTTAGAGAGCAATAGAAATACTTGATTCGGCAGGAATTATTAAGCCTGGGAGAAGACTCCTGTAATGCAGCAGAGTAATTGGTCCAAAGCTGTTGAAAGTGAAGTTTCATAATTTGATGCTCTTAgggtaatgaaaaataaaaagtaagaaTCTTAGAGGAGAcaaactggaattttttgtCTGTCTTTGAGAGAGAGTATTGTTGTTCTCTGGATGTTGGGTAGtaattttatagatttttttttattgatgaGCTGTCAACTCACACATAAGGTcctgtttatttggttttaattttaatttttccttcagtgagATCTGTTGAAGTCTGCATGAAAGATTTTGCCAAGCACATCTTGTTTGGGCAATGTCAGTTGCAATTTCTAATCTGAGAATATCAGAAGATAAAATATGGGCATAGCTAAGTGTGAGAATTAATATGGAgagtattttttcttcagtgtcacATCTagtaaaatgtttaaaaagtagAAAGTAAATGTAGATACACTGCTGAATCTTAAGTTTTAATATAATATGCTTCTGGGAAATTAATTCTGGATGtttagtttttgtttgcttgagttgttttgtttgctttgttaaCTTTTGTTTGCAGTATAAGGAAGTAATGGTGTGGTTAGGCTAGTTATTTTGTAAATACAGTAAATGGAACttggtttgtattttcttccGCCTGTGACTTGGTGGAACTCCTGGCTATACATGCTGGAAGCACTAAGTCCTCTACAGGACTTGCaaagtttatttttgtagtGTTTCATAAATTGTGTATGATGTGTTGTACCAGGCTTTCCCAATAGATTGTTCCCATACCTGCAGTCTTCCTCTGATACCTGTATCTGAGGACAAACAAGTAAGCTGATATTTAGAGTTAGCCTTCTCCAGATGTGACATTTTCTTTGTACACAATCCATTTAATTGTATTAGTTAGACAGTAGTGAAAGTGTTCTGATTTTCACAATGTGTTGGAAAAATGGAAACGTGTATCTGATGTTagtattcccatttttctttctaaagtaTGAAAATAACGTAGCTGTACGAGACAGAGTGGCATTTGCTTGCAAGTTCCTCAATGATGCTCAGGTAAGTTTGTGGTTGCACATTTAAACAAACTTTTAAATTGGGTTTTATTCAGGGGCAGAAGAAACTGGGGTAGAGGGGTGAACAGTGGAAATAACGAGTCATGAgtgatttgtgttttcttaTCACAGTAGTATTAAAGGTATGGTATAATCTGGTTTTTAGTTTGTACTTTCAgcttaattttttattcagtttttggttggtttaGGGCCTTtattggttttgtggttttggaggtttttgtgAGTATTCATTATATGATAGTTCAAATGCAGTTGCATTAAGTGTATGCCTGTTTTACTGGAGagtatttctatttattctgaatttatttacaGATGTTAATGTTCACTCAAATTATGGTTTGGTTTAGCAGCAAAAGtgttctattttaaatttacGAAAGTATTCTAAGAATATGTAACTCTCTCCTTGCATTTTCTATCAGGAAGCTTAAAGTTTGTTTATAAACACTTGATTTCATGCAGTGTCATACAATGTGGTAATTTAACTTTTCCTGCATAACATCCAATAAGCAATGCATTCTTTTAACAGCAGATGCTGttttttacagtatttatatatttcttcatatgtattttttatagCTCAACAGGTTTATTGAAAAGCTgacaaatgaaatgaaagaggCTGGGAATTTGGAGGGAATACTGTTAACAGGGCTGACAAAAGATGGAGTTGACTTGATGGAGAGTTATGTTGACAGAACTGGAGACGTCCAGACAGCAAGCTATTGCATGCTCCAGGTTAGTGTTTcactgcaaaacaaattttatgGAGGAAAACTAAATGTAGTTTCTTTATCAAGGTAGTGTTGAATCTTGTGAactgaaaagtattttctgtgttaaacTGGGATAATtggttatttggggttttttttgtggagtcACCTGAAACTCAGTGGTAACTGGTAAGTATGTGTCTTCACACTCTCTGGTTGAGCTAGATTGAGGAGATAGTAGGGGaaggagacaaaagaaaattgtaGTCCTTTTCACTAGGTGAACTGGGAACACTCATTTATCTGCTTATTGCTGGTGTGTTTcctgacattttcctttttttttttgctttaaggATTTTGGTAGAGGACAAAAGTGaggtttcttgtttgtttgtttgtaggctttgagtttgtttggttttttctaaTAATGGACTTACCTTGGCCCTTACACAGTAATAGCTATTGCTGGTGGTGTATTTAATTGCATATGCAATCATGACAGTGATACAGATGTGATATGTGACAGAGCTTTCAAATCCTTCACCTCACAGATAGGCATTTTAGGAGGACAAGTATTTTCAACCAGAGAGAAACTGAAGAATATCACACTCacaattaaacagaaaattcatcTTCTTCAGGATGTACTGTTTCTTGTAGTACACTTCTTTTGAAAAACTGAGTAATATGTATTGTGTGTCTTTAATGTGTGTCTGACATTTTTTCTTGCCTATGTTAGGGTTCTCCATCAGATGTACTTAAGGATGAAAGGGTTCAGTACTGGATTGAGAACTACAGGAATCTCTTAGATGCTTGGAGGTTTTGGCATAAACGTGCAGAATTTGATATCCACAGGAGTAAGCTGGATCCCAGCTCAAAGCCTTTAGCCCAGGTAAATATAAATCATATAAATTATATGAAATATGACCAGTTCAGAAAGGAACATGACATGGtacttctgtaaaaaaaaaatccttgttgGCCATATCTTGGTTTTCATGAGGATTTATGTGTAAAAGAAAGATTTCAACCTAGTCTGCCATAGAAAGGAGGTGTCACTTTGTTTTTCAAGTAATAGGTCTTTCAGAAACTGTAACCTATTAACACTTTTCTTCTGAGGAAACTGGAAAgtcattagatttttttctctcacatgctgaaaaatgaaatcagaGATGTATCAGCCATCTGAATTCAATGTCAGGGTGAGACTGATGCTGAAACCATGGAACTAGTtcaaattgcttttgttttaattgaaaaaaactTCAAAGCTGTTTTAAAGCC includes:
- the MIOS gene encoding GATOR complex protein MIOS isoform X1, producing the protein MSGSKPDILWAPHHVDRFVVCDSELSLYHIDSAVSSELKAGSLRLSEETTATLLSINSDTPYMKCVAWYPKYDPECLLAVGQANGRVVLTSLGQDHNSKSKDLIGKEFVPKHARQCNTLAWNPLDSNWLAAGLDKHRADFSVLIWDISSKYAPETAVATEKVRLSAGDAEAGLVVTKPLYELGQNDACLSLCWLPRDQKLLLAGMHRNLAIFDLRNTSQKIFVNTKAVQGVTVDPYFHDRVASFYEGQVAIWDLRKFEKPVLTLTEQPKPLTKVAWCPTRTGLLATLTRDSNIIRLYDMQHTPTPIGDETEPTIIERSVQPCENYIASFAWHPTSQNRMVVVTPNRTMSDFTVFERISLAWSPVTSLMWACGRHLYECTEEGKASSLEKDIATKMRLRALSRYGLDTEQVWRNHLLAGNEDPQLKSLWYTLHFMKQYTEDMDQKLTGNKGPLVYAGIKSIVKSSLGTTENLRHSRSGSDRQADIIQYLSEERSLALQLCGWIKKGTDLDVEPFLNSLEQEGDWERAAAVALFNLDIRRAIQILNKGASSGKGDLNLNVVAMALSGYTDEKNSLWREMCSTLRLQLNNPYLCAMFAFLTSESGSYDGVLYENNVAVRDRVAFACKFLNDAQLNRFIEKLTNEMKEAGNLEGILLTGLTKDGVDLMESYVDRTGDVQTASYCMLQGSPSDVLKDERVQYWIENYRNLLDAWRFWHKRAEFDIHRSKLDPSSKPLAQVFVSCNFCGKSISYSCSAIPHQGRGFSQYGVSGSPTKSKVTSCPGCRKPLPRCALCLINMGTPVSSCPGGSKSDEKVDLSKDKKLAQFNNWFTWCHNCRHGGHAGHMLSWFRDHTECPVSACSCKCMQLDTTGNLVPAETVQA
- the MIOS gene encoding GATOR complex protein MIOS isoform X2 encodes the protein MSGSKPDILWAPHHVDRFVVCDSELSLYHIDSAVSSELKAGSLRLSEETTATLLSINSDTPYMKCVAWYPKYDPECLLAVGQANGRVVLTSLGQDHNSKSKDLIGKEFVPKHARQCNTLAWNPLDSNWLAAGLDKHRADFSVLIWDISSKYAPETAVATEKVRLSAGDAEAGLVVTKPLYELGQNDACLSLCWLPRDQKLLLAGMHRNLAIFDLRNTSQKIFVNTKAVQGVTVDPYFHDRVASFYEGQVAIWDLRKFEKPVLTLTEQPKPLTKVAWCPTRTGLLATLTRDSNIIRLYDMQHTPTPIGDETEPTIIERSVQPCENYIASFAWHPTSQNRMVVVTPNRTMSDFTVFERISLAWSPVTSLMWACGRHLYECTEEGKASSLEKDIATKMRLRALSRYGLDTEQVWRNHLLAGNEDPQLKSLWYTLHFMKQYTEDMDQKLTGNKGPLVYAGIKSIVKSSLGTTENLRHSRSGSDRQADIIQYLSEERSLALQLCGWIKKGTDLDVEPFLNSLEQEGDWERAAAVALFNLDIRRAIQILNKGASSGKGDLNLNVVAMALSGYTDEKNSLWREMCSTLRLQLNNPYLCAMFAFLTSESGSYDGVLYENNVAVRDRVAFACKFLNDAQLNRFIEKLTNEMKEAGNLEGILLTGLTKDGVDLMESYVDRTGDVQTASYCMLQGSPSDVLKDERVQYWIENYRNLLDAWRFWHKRAEFDIHRSKLDPSSKPLAQLFSYSSSGARF